In one Streptomyces venezuelae genomic region, the following are encoded:
- a CDS encoding phosphatidylinositol-specific phospholipase C domain-containing protein: MLGPTPRAGSRRRPRPLAHLMTVCVALGAALLTPTAAEAAGSTNDDAYRNLGAPDRNEWMWGVASDTRLSDMSIPGTHDTLSIHGGNYVETQENYGDSGQTLRAQYDSGIRAIDIRVRSIGGKFTIHHASYYQKANFDDVLRKTRDFLKANPHETIVMRLKAECLYQGEKGALTDCKNEPDNVTKEQIRSTFDTYVKEYPGLFYDASVKGNRKAGIPVLGDVRGKLVLASFDNAEADGYGIEDFNSRTEDTWNAADLGVKWDYVKKNVNKAMDSPSPRDLFTTYTSASTVPLGFAPYEYAGGRVYSNKPQTGGVNLWLMQHLNDRKAGRVGFVMMDYPGWGLVNAIIDHNADKFVSGGNRMFWTVSKDKTYVNSLYGRCMVRGPEFDDSKTGGLVTQRACQSDAPSSHQWEASQPKSFDPKGHFWIRASNGKCLTVPYNNGNPPGSGTQLFWWDCETRWFSGSQMWNIVPTKIATPTGSMDGFKFINNWTGMCLSMDPATADKSGGKVTQETCPKK, encoded by the coding sequence ATGCTCGGCCCCACCCCCCGCGCCGGATCGCGCAGACGGCCCCGCCCGCTGGCACATCTGATGACGGTCTGCGTCGCGCTCGGCGCGGCGCTCCTGACCCCGACCGCCGCCGAGGCCGCCGGGTCGACCAATGATGACGCCTACCGCAACCTCGGCGCACCGGACCGGAACGAGTGGATGTGGGGCGTCGCGAGCGACACCAGGCTGTCGGACATGTCCATCCCGGGGACTCACGACACGCTGTCCATTCACGGTGGTAACTACGTGGAGACGCAGGAGAACTACGGCGACAGCGGGCAGACGCTGCGGGCGCAGTACGACAGCGGGATCCGCGCCATCGACATCCGGGTCCGCTCCATCGGTGGCAAGTTCACGATCCACCACGCGTCGTACTACCAGAAGGCCAACTTCGACGACGTACTCAGGAAGACGCGGGACTTCCTCAAGGCCAACCCGCACGAAACGATCGTCATGCGGCTGAAGGCCGAGTGCCTTTACCAGGGTGAGAAGGGCGCCCTGACCGACTGCAAGAACGAGCCGGACAACGTGACCAAGGAACAGATCCGGTCGACCTTCGACACTTACGTGAAGGAGTACCCCGGCCTCTTCTACGACGCGTCGGTGAAGGGGAACCGCAAGGCGGGCATTCCCGTGCTGGGGGACGTCCGCGGCAAGCTGGTCCTGGCCAGCTTCGACAACGCGGAAGCCGATGGATATGGCATCGAGGATTTCAACTCCAGAACGGAAGACACCTGGAACGCGGCGGACCTCGGCGTAAAGTGGGACTACGTCAAGAAGAACGTCAACAAGGCGATGGACAGCCCTTCGCCCCGTGACCTGTTCACGACCTACACGTCCGCATCCACCGTCCCCCTGGGCTTCGCCCCGTACGAGTACGCCGGCGGTCGTGTGTACTCGAACAAGCCCCAGACGGGGGGCGTCAACCTGTGGCTGATGCAGCACCTCAACGACCGCAAGGCCGGGCGGGTCGGCTTCGTCATGATGGACTACCCCGGCTGGGGTCTGGTGAACGCGATCATCGACCACAACGCGGACAAGTTCGTCTCAGGCGGCAACCGGATGTTCTGGACGGTCAGCAAGGACAAGACCTACGTCAACAGCCTGTACGGCCGCTGCATGGTGCGGGGCCCCGAGTTCGACGACTCCAAGACCGGCGGTCTGGTCACCCAGCGCGCGTGCCAGTCGGACGCGCCCAGCAGCCACCAGTGGGAAGCCTCGCAGCCGAAGTCGTTCGACCCCAAGGGCCACTTCTGGATCAGGGCGAGCAACGGCAAGTGCCTGACGGTCCCCTACAACAACGGCAACCCGCCCGGCTCCGGCACCCAGCTGTTCTGGTGGGACTGTGAGACCCGCTGGTTCTCCGGCAGCCAGATGTGGAACATCGTGCCGACCAAAATCGCCACCCCGACCGGCTCCATGGACGGCTTCAAGTTCATCAACAACTGGACGGGCATGTGCCTGTCGATGGACCCGGCCACCGCCGACAAGTCGGGCGGCAAGGTAACCCAGGAGACCTGCCCGAAGAAGTAA
- a CDS encoding dimethylarginine dimethylaminohydrolase family protein, translating to MAGHPVQVQSEFARLRTVVLARSEFRAPDVLHPDDPVLRHLTPQHRHATLALQGKNLADADPGRQRAWEQERDTFRALLERHGIEVLRPRLLTDAEKRATGAAGYSNFFTRDPWFTVGANVIEGALRFAHRRLEVLPSRPVLREHVLPGTAAYVAVPTPELGDAANPDGPGPFIEGGDVLVLGTHVLVGRSGLASDDAGFAWLRKFLEPRGFTVEQVPLQPQVLHLDCALGLVRQGLLLVCEDRLVAGLPDALRAWDRISVSEDEAAALATNGLPLSSDVYVTDPAFSRIGDQLERHGVRVEYVDFAITRSFGGSFRCSTQPLSRVD from the coding sequence ATGGCCGGGCACCCTGTCCAGGTACAGAGCGAGTTCGCGCGTCTGAGGACGGTGGTCCTGGCCCGGAGCGAGTTCCGTGCCCCCGACGTACTCCACCCCGACGACCCGGTCCTGCGGCACCTGACCCCGCAGCACCGCCACGCCACGCTCGCCCTTCAGGGCAAGAACCTCGCCGACGCGGACCCCGGGCGTCAGCGCGCCTGGGAACAGGAGCGCGACACCTTCCGCGCACTCCTGGAGCGCCACGGCATCGAGGTTCTGCGGCCCCGGCTGCTGACCGACGCGGAGAAGCGGGCCACCGGCGCCGCCGGATACAGCAACTTCTTCACCAGGGACCCCTGGTTCACGGTGGGCGCCAACGTGATCGAAGGGGCCCTGCGCTTCGCCCACCGCCGCCTGGAAGTACTGCCGAGCCGCCCCGTCCTGCGCGAACACGTCCTGCCCGGCACGGCGGCGTACGTGGCCGTGCCGACCCCCGAACTCGGCGACGCCGCGAACCCCGACGGGCCCGGCCCCTTCATCGAGGGCGGCGACGTGCTGGTCCTCGGCACCCACGTCCTCGTCGGCCGCTCCGGCCTGGCCTCCGACGACGCGGGCTTCGCCTGGCTGCGCAAGTTCCTGGAGCCCCGGGGATTCACCGTCGAACAGGTGCCGCTCCAGCCGCAGGTGCTGCACCTGGACTGCGCACTCGGGCTCGTCCGCCAGGGCCTGCTGCTCGTCTGCGAGGACCGGCTCGTCGCGGGCCTGCCGGATGCGCTGCGCGCATGGGACCGCATCAGCGTGAGCGAGGACGAGGCGGCAGCGCTGGCCACCAACGGCCTGCCGCTGAGCTCCGACGTGTACGTGACCGACCCCGCGTTCTCCCGGATCGGCGACCAGCTCGAACGCCACGGCGTACGTGTCGAGTACGTCGACTTCGCCATCACCCGCAGCTTCGGCGGCTCGTTTCGCTGCTCCACCCAGCCGCTGTCCCGCGTGGACTGA